A window of Funiculus sociatus GB2-C1 contains these coding sequences:
- the ispG gene encoding (E)-4-hydroxy-3-methylbut-2-enyl-diphosphate synthase: MQTLPIPNTASNEPAFDTAIKRRKTRPVKVGNVTIGGGYPVVVQSMINEDTLDIDGSVAGIRRLHEIGCEIVRVTVPSIGHAKALAEIKQKLIQTYQIVPLVADVHHNGMKIALEVAKHVDKVRINPGLYVFEKPKADRTEYTKAEFDEIGEKIRETLEPLVVSLRDQGKAMRIGVNHGSLAERMLFSYGDTPEGMVESAIEFIRICESLDFHNLVISLKASRVPVMLAAYRLMAKRMDELGMDYPLHLGVTEAGDGEYGRIKSTAGIATLLADGIGDTIRVSLTEAPEKEIPVCYSILQALGLRKTMVEYVACPSCGRTLFNLEEVLHEVREATKHLTGLDIAVMGCIVNGPGEMADADYGYVGKQPGYISLYRGREEIKKVPESQGVEELINLIKADGRWIDP; encoded by the coding sequence ATGCAAACTCTGCCAATTCCCAACACTGCATCTAACGAACCCGCTTTTGACACTGCCATTAAGCGCCGCAAAACCCGTCCGGTAAAAGTGGGAAATGTCACCATCGGCGGCGGTTATCCGGTGGTGGTGCAGTCGATGATTAATGAAGATACCCTGGATATCGACGGATCGGTTGCCGGAATTCGTCGATTGCACGAGATTGGCTGCGAAATTGTGCGCGTCACTGTGCCTAGTATCGGTCACGCTAAAGCTTTGGCGGAAATTAAACAGAAATTAATCCAAACTTACCAAATTGTGCCTTTGGTTGCCGATGTGCATCACAACGGGATGAAAATCGCCTTGGAAGTAGCCAAGCACGTTGATAAGGTGCGGATTAATCCTGGGTTGTATGTGTTTGAGAAGCCAAAAGCAGATAGAACTGAATATACCAAAGCTGAATTTGACGAGATTGGCGAAAAAATCCGCGAAACTTTAGAACCATTGGTGGTTTCTTTGCGAGATCAGGGCAAGGCGATGCGAATCGGGGTAAATCACGGTTCTCTTGCTGAAAGAATGCTGTTTTCCTACGGCGACACTCCTGAAGGGATGGTGGAATCTGCTATAGAATTCATCAGAATTTGCGAATCCCTGGATTTCCACAACCTGGTAATTTCTCTCAAAGCGTCGCGGGTTCCGGTGATGTTAGCAGCATATCGCTTGATGGCGAAGCGGATGGATGAACTGGGAATGGATTACCCTCTGCATTTGGGTGTCACGGAAGCTGGTGATGGCGAATATGGACGCATCAAGTCTACGGCAGGAATTGCTACCCTGTTAGCTGATGGAATTGGGGATACTATCCGGGTGTCTCTCACCGAAGCGCCAGAAAAAGAGATTCCCGTCTGCTACAGCATTCTGCAAGCTTTGGGTTTGCGGAAAACGATGGTTGAGTATGTCGCTTGTCCTTCTTGTGGTCGCACATTGTTTAACCTAGAAGAAGTGCTGCACGAAGTTCGGGAAGCAACTAAACACCTCACCGGGTTAGACATAGCAGTGATGGGTTGCATTGTCAATGGGCCTGGAGAGATGGCGGATGCTGACTATGGCTATGTTGGTAAACAACCTGGTTATATCTCGCTATATCGTGGCAGAGAAGAGATAAAAAAAGTACCAGAGTCGCAAGGAGTTGAAGAATTGATTAATTTAATTAAGGCAGACGGACGCTGGATTGACCCTTAA
- a CDS encoding transposase — protein sequence DEIIAYFDNRTTSGVVEGINNKLKLIKRSAYGFRNFENYRIRCLLTWHFNY from the coding sequence GATGAAATTATTGCTTACTTTGACAACCGAACTACGAGTGGTGTTGTTGAGGGTATTAACAATAAGCTCAAGTTGATTAAACGCTCTGCTTATGGGTTTAGGAATTTTGAAAATTACCGAATTAGATGTTTACTTACTTGGCATTTTAATTATTGA
- a CDS encoding Pepco domain-containing protein: protein MSDETIRVVTYETLSDSPQPTAPEGAKIGMDVGANFWADEVQPDEFKLQKVEQKTDKFRLHDVSVQKLEHGLAKFMKTVDQLFSHAEQQANMQFTQLDEVELSVEVNGEGQVSLLGSGTKVGGKSAITLKFKRRQ, encoded by the coding sequence ATGTCAGATGAAACAATTCGGGTTGTAACTTACGAGACTCTGAGTGATTCCCCTCAGCCAACTGCTCCTGAAGGCGCGAAAATTGGGATGGATGTAGGAGCGAACTTTTGGGCTGACGAAGTTCAACCAGATGAGTTTAAATTGCAAAAAGTTGAGCAAAAGACGGATAAGTTTAGACTTCACGATGTCAGCGTGCAGAAACTAGAGCATGGACTGGCTAAGTTTATGAAAACAGTAGATCAACTATTTAGCCATGCTGAACAACAAGCTAATATGCAGTTTACCCAGCTAGATGAAGTTGAGCTATCGGTAGAAGTGAACGGCGAGGGACAAGTAAGTTTATTAGGAAGCGGGACTAAAGTTGGTGGCAAAAGTGCAATAACCCTCAAGTTCAAACGGCGACAGTAG
- a CDS encoding DDE transposase family protein: MTDSQTWYIVKRQDQKCEIIPSDRVEREEESAFVERWGPFNSQEEAIARRIGLIRAGKCQPA; encoded by the coding sequence ATGACTGATTCACAAACTTGGTATATTGTCAAGCGACAAGATCAAAAATGCGAAATTATCCCCAGCGATCGCGTCGAAAGGGAGGAAGAATCAGCATTTGTGGAACGCTGGGGGCCATTTAATTCTCAAGAGGAAGCGATCGCTCGTCGCATCGGCTTAATCCGCGCTGGAAAGTGCCAACCCGCATAA
- the ctpC gene encoding carboxyl-terminal processing protease CtpC, protein MVITKRGLVLSATAATVAAIAITGVGIHLPKSLAVLRESPKELVDEVWQVIDRSYVDGTFNKVDWRAVRKEYLNKSYSNKEEAYKAIREMLKKLNDPYTRFMDPGEFKSMQIDTSGELTGVGLQLAQDEKTKKLTVIAPIEDTPASKAGVLAKDIITKIDGKTTDGMDVNDAVKLIRGQPGTSVTLTVQRGDKELMFPLKRARIEIHPVRFSKKTSPTGDIGYIRLTQFSANASKEMADAIKALEAQNVNGYILDLRSNPGGLLYSSIEIAQMWLKEGTIVSTSDRQGERDRETANNRALTDKPLVVLVDGGSASASEILSGALQDNKRAVLVGTKTFGKGLVQSVRGLGDGSGLAVTIAKYYTPKGRDINQAGIVPDQVLELSDEQRKSLQTDRDKIGSQDDPQYSKALDVLNQEIAAKKGNRAEKKF, encoded by the coding sequence ATGGTAATTACAAAACGTGGGCTTGTTCTAAGTGCGACAGCAGCAACAGTGGCTGCGATCGCTATTACCGGAGTAGGTATTCATCTCCCCAAAAGTCTAGCAGTCTTGCGCGAAAGCCCCAAGGAGCTAGTAGACGAAGTTTGGCAAGTTATCGACCGCTCTTATGTGGATGGCACCTTTAACAAGGTAGATTGGCGCGCAGTTCGCAAAGAGTATCTCAATAAGTCTTACAGCAACAAGGAGGAAGCTTATAAAGCTATCCGGGAAATGCTGAAGAAACTGAATGACCCCTATACTCGGTTCATGGACCCAGGAGAGTTCAAGTCAATGCAAATTGACACTTCTGGGGAATTAACAGGGGTTGGTCTGCAACTTGCCCAAGATGAAAAAACCAAGAAGTTAACGGTAATTGCGCCAATTGAAGATACGCCAGCTTCTAAGGCTGGTGTATTGGCTAAGGACATCATCACCAAAATCGATGGCAAAACTACCGATGGGATGGATGTCAATGACGCGGTGAAGCTGATTCGGGGACAGCCGGGAACCTCAGTGACGCTAACGGTTCAGCGGGGGGACAAGGAATTAATGTTTCCTCTGAAACGGGCGCGAATTGAAATCCATCCGGTGCGCTTTAGCAAGAAGACAAGTCCTACTGGCGACATTGGCTATATTCGCTTGACTCAGTTCAGCGCTAATGCTTCTAAGGAAATGGCAGACGCGATTAAAGCGTTAGAGGCGCAGAATGTGAATGGCTACATTCTGGATCTGCGCTCTAATCCGGGCGGTTTACTGTACTCTAGTATTGAAATTGCCCAGATGTGGCTTAAAGAAGGCACAATTGTCTCAACATCCGATCGCCAGGGAGAAAGGGATCGAGAGACGGCTAATAATCGCGCCTTGACTGATAAACCGCTGGTGGTGCTAGTGGATGGCGGATCGGCTAGCGCTAGTGAAATCCTCTCTGGAGCTTTGCAGGATAACAAGCGGGCTGTTTTGGTGGGTACAAAGACCTTTGGTAAAGGTTTGGTGCAATCGGTGCGGGGCCTGGGCGATGGTTCGGGTTTGGCGGTGACGATCGCTAAATACTATACTCCCAAGGGTCGCGATATCAACCAAGCGGGAATTGTCCCGGATCAGGTGCTGGAACTCTCGGATGAACAGCGCAAGTCGTTGCAGACTGACCGAGATAAAATCGGCTCTCAGGACGATCCTCAATACTCGAAAGCGCTGGATGTGCTGAATCAGGAGATTGCTGCGAAAAAAGGAAATAGGGCAGAAAAGAAATTTTAG
- a CDS encoding prohibitin family protein, producing MSFIASLLITLISILVFLNAGKVKNERGRLAVQAIATLVGAIAALSTVFRSLLIIPAGNIGVVESLGRVSERTLNPGVHLVNPFTEVEIFSTRLRDMKETIEATSQEGLAFNIDVTLQYKLDPQKAAEVYKNIGTEEGDIITSRFRSLVREITASYPAVAIYSTKRQEVANQLRQRLSEQLLPLGFIVEEALLREVKLPDTLQAAIEQKLQVEQQSQQMKFTLEKERQEAERKRIEARGISDSQKIISQGLSDRMLQLRAIEATEKLAQSPNSKIVVMGGQGQGGLPILLQPDIGTSTNAAAPKP from the coding sequence ATGTCTTTTATAGCTTCACTCCTGATAACGTTAATTTCTATCCTCGTTTTCTTGAATGCTGGTAAAGTTAAGAATGAAAGAGGCCGCTTGGCGGTACAAGCGATCGCAACGCTCGTTGGAGCAATTGCAGCGCTTTCTACCGTCTTCCGCAGTTTATTGATTATCCCCGCTGGAAATATCGGCGTTGTAGAGTCCTTGGGAAGGGTTTCCGAACGCACCCTTAATCCTGGTGTCCACTTAGTCAATCCCTTTACCGAAGTCGAGATATTTTCCACTCGACTAAGGGATATGAAGGAAACTATAGAGGCTACATCCCAAGAAGGTTTAGCTTTCAATATCGATGTCACTCTTCAATACAAACTAGATCCGCAGAAAGCAGCGGAAGTTTATAAAAATATTGGTACTGAAGAGGGAGATATTATTACTTCCCGATTTCGCTCCCTTGTCCGCGAAATTACTGCTAGTTACCCGGCTGTAGCAATTTACTCGACCAAACGCCAAGAAGTTGCTAATCAGCTTCGCCAACGGCTAAGCGAGCAGTTATTACCTCTTGGTTTTATAGTTGAAGAAGCTCTGTTGAGGGAAGTTAAACTCCCTGATACGCTCCAAGCCGCAATTGAGCAAAAACTCCAAGTCGAGCAGCAAAGCCAGCAGATGAAGTTTACTTTAGAAAAAGAGCGTCAAGAGGCTGAGCGAAAACGCATTGAAGCCAGAGGTATTTCTGATTCTCAAAAAATAATTTCTCAAGGACTGAGCGACCGAATGCTGCAATTGAGGGCAATTGAAGCCACTGAAAAACTAGCTCAATCCCCCAATTCTAAAATTGTGGTGATGGGCGGTCAAGGGCAAGGCGGTTTACCAATCCTGTTACAGCCAGACATAGGAACTTCAACCAATGCAGCCGCTCCAAAACCCTAG
- a CDS encoding GUN4 domain-containing protein, which translates to MVKNWAVSIGINKYDFLQPLNYAQRDAQLMQEFLCNEAGFNQVLFFSDDSPDKRPSRSNLLRVLRQLGKEAKMSAGDNFWFFFSGHGMRHEGRDYLMPLDGDANDIENTAISITYITDNLRLCGADNVVLIFDACRNQGTRSGEGIGNQTAELARQTGVLSIFSCSPNEYSYEIEALQQGAFTRALLEGLGVQGKCATVERLNQYLSYRLPEINRQHGKPQQTPYSIAEPITKSRLIVLPRYATLADIAMLKNDAYQAEVGKDIELAKQLWLRVNIAAAGRDLEAVKALERIAQSRMETSNAFSSSSSVEPDIRRRSSKSAPLPESNQIESAVELESATDALTSEHRVDYTLLQNLLASRSWKEADRETKAIMLEVAGRKQEGWLGTNDIRKFPYQTLHTIDQLWVTSSNGRFGFSVQQRIWQELGGTKGAGYEIWVRFANAVGWRVNDSWVAYKDLPFALKATEGNLPYCRAWVEEGWPQHIPGRFDSLVSRFEECKVQPEPPLVEYTLKLESLINNLSSQKIDYTQASVSQPQSLWLFST; encoded by the coding sequence ATGGTAAAGAATTGGGCGGTCTCAATTGGCATCAACAAATACGATTTCCTGCAACCGCTAAATTATGCCCAGCGGGATGCACAGCTAATGCAGGAATTTCTCTGCAACGAGGCAGGATTTAATCAAGTCTTGTTCTTTTCTGATGATTCACCCGATAAACGACCTTCTCGCAGCAACCTGCTACGAGTGCTGCGACAGTTGGGTAAAGAAGCAAAAATGTCTGCTGGGGATAACTTTTGGTTTTTCTTCAGCGGACACGGGATGCGCCACGAGGGACGCGATTATCTGATGCCTTTAGATGGCGATGCAAATGATATAGAAAATACGGCGATTTCGATTACCTACATTACTGACAATCTGCGTCTTTGTGGTGCGGATAACGTTGTTTTAATTTTTGATGCTTGCCGCAATCAAGGTACTCGTTCTGGAGAAGGTATCGGCAATCAAACGGCTGAACTTGCCCGTCAAACCGGAGTCCTCAGCATTTTTTCCTGTAGTCCGAATGAATATTCCTATGAAATTGAGGCTCTACAACAAGGTGCCTTCACCCGTGCGCTACTAGAAGGATTAGGTGTTCAAGGTAAATGTGCTACTGTTGAGCGATTGAACCAGTATTTGAGCTATCGACTACCTGAAATCAATCGTCAACACGGCAAACCTCAGCAAACGCCTTATAGTATTGCTGAACCTATAACCAAGTCTCGCCTGATTGTTTTACCGCGATACGCAACTTTAGCCGATATTGCCATGCTCAAAAATGATGCGTACCAGGCTGAAGTTGGCAAGGATATTGAGCTGGCAAAGCAGCTGTGGCTTCGGGTGAATATTGCCGCTGCTGGTCGGGATCTTGAGGCTGTAAAGGCATTAGAAAGAATTGCACAGTCGCGGATGGAAACCTCAAACGCATTTTCGTCATCTAGTTCAGTCGAGCCGGATATTCGTAGGAGGTCATCTAAGTCTGCACCTTTACCTGAATCAAATCAGATTGAGTCTGCTGTTGAATTAGAAAGCGCAACTGATGCTCTCACTTCTGAGCATAGAGTAGACTACACTTTGCTACAGAATCTGCTGGCATCCCGAAGTTGGAAAGAAGCCGATCGGGAAACAAAGGCAATAATGCTTGAGGTAGCTGGTCGAAAACAAGAAGGCTGGCTTGGAACAAATGATATTAGAAAATTTCCCTATCAAACTTTACACACTATCGACCAACTCTGGGTCACATCCAGTAATGGGCGCTTTGGCTTTAGTGTACAGCAACGCATTTGGCAGGAGCTTGGCGGTACTAAGGGCGCAGGTTACGAAATTTGGGTTCGTTTTGCTAATGCTGTGGGATGGCGTGTAAATGATAGTTGGGTTGCGTATAAAGACTTACCCTTCGCTTTGAAGGCTACTGAGGGGAACCTTCCATATTGTAGAGCTTGGGTAGAGGAGGGGTGGCCACAACATATTCCGGGTAGGTTCGATTCTCTCGTGTCGAGATTTGAGGAGTGCAAGGTACAGCCTGAGCCTCCTCTTGTTGAATACACACTAAAGCTTGAAAGTTTAATTAATAACCTTTCTTCACAGAAGATAGACTATACTCAAGCATCTGTATCACAGCCTCAATCATTATGGCTCTTCAGTACTTAG